Genomic segment of Triticum urartu cultivar G1812 unplaced genomic scaffold, Tu2.1 TuUngrouped_contig_8738, whole genome shotgun sequence:
AAGGCTGATACCATGTAGAAGGACAAGTTATGGGTTGTGCAAGCTCGATGTATTGATCGGTGCACCAGGCACATATATATAAGTACAGAGGTGGGCCACAACCTCAATTATACAAAGGAAATAGGAGGTGAGCCCTACACACAAATATACACGTACATAATATACTCAACAACCTTAACACAAACAGCATCAAGGGCGTCATACTTGACAtgttcgtggctggaaccggcACGTTGGCGTCATCGCTGGATTGGGGTATGTCTGAGCTCATGCGGAATCCAAGGGTGATGGACAAGTTGCAGCGTGAGATCCGAGAGGCGTTCTGTGGCAGGGCGACCATCAGTGAAGGCGACATCGAGGCCAGCGAGCTCCCATACCTGAAGCTTTTCATCAAGGAGAACCTCCGGCTACACCCGCCAGCGCCACTCCTGGTGCCCCGGGAGTGCGTCGAGGCCTGTGAGGTCGACGGATACCTGATTCCCGCGGGTTCACGCCTTGTCATAAATGCATCGGCTATTGGGAGAGATCCAAGGTATTGGGAGGACGCTCAAGAATTCAAGCCCGAGCAGTTTGAGGACAGTTCCGTCGATTTCACAGGGAGCAACTACGAGTTTCGGCAGTTCGGGGCCAGACAGAGGATGTGTCCGGGCATATCCTATGGGCTCCCAGTCTTGCAAATGGCGCTTGTACAACTCTGCTACCACTTCAACTGGTCCCTGCCTGAGGGCATCACCGAGGTGGACATGACGGAGAGGGGTGGCCTTGGTCTGCGCCGCAAGTTGCCTCTCCGGCTCTGTGCCAAGTCATTTGTCCCCGAGTCAGTGTATGAAATATAAGTAGCTAGTAGCTAGCTAACTAAGTTATTTGGCATCCATGTGCTACTTTCCAACACAACTTTTTGTGTTGTGTATGATGATTTTATGGATAAATAAAGTGTCAGATTTTTCTGTAAAGAGTTACTATTGTTATGCCAAACCTGTTGGAATTTTGCGGTACTCTTGATGTTACAATTGAAAAGTTTATGAAATAAAGTGTCAGATTTGTCTgcttagacctgatggtacgattAAAAAGTACAAGGCATGGCctgtggctaagggttatacccagaaagaaggtgaagacttctttgatacttattcacccatggctagactgaccacaattcagatgctactatcactggctgcctcacatggtcttctcgttcatcaaatggacgttaagatggctttcctcaatggagagttgaaggaggaaatttacatggatcagccagatggttttgtaatacctggtcaggaaggaaaggtgtgcaagttgttaaagtctttatatggccttaaacaagatcctaaggagtggcatgagaagttcgaaagaaTATTAACTGCTACCGGCTTTGAGTAAATGACAGTGACAagtgtgtgtactatcgccatggtgggggcgaaggagttattctttgtctgtatgtcgacgacatactgatctttggaaccaaacttgatttaatcaagagggccgaacctgggtaaacatcgtgtcccttgcctcctgttaccatccgccttatatgcatagttcgggaccccctacctgagatccgccggttttgacacagacattggtgctttcattgagagttccactgtgtcgtcaccataaggcttgatggctccttcgatcatcggtagcaatgcggtccagggagaggttttcctccccggacagatctttgtattcggtggctttgcactgcgggccaattcgcttggccatctagagcagatcgagagctacgccccaggccatcaggtcagattcggaaacttaaactacactgccgacatccgcggagacttgatcttcgacggattcgagcccgggcaggtgcgccgcacagtcacgacgagcacgacGTAACTCTGTCGTCGGACAGTATTCgcgagatcgcatctgcaactactccggtcGTCAATCCAGAGCAAACTGCGCCATCCAAGAGCGGAGGGATAGCTGCAatggaggccgcactcttagTGGCAATAGAGCCGggtactgacttcaccccttatgagagccgtgtcgccgaaccactggattcacctccggccacggactccgagccgcttacaTTCGTGCCCGtcgaatctgactgggcgccgatcatggagttcacctccgcggatatctttcagcactcgcccttcggcgatgcgctaaattcattgaggtctctctccctgtcaggagaaccttggccgaactatgtccggctagaatgggatgcggacgacgaagaaattcgctgcccacccaccacccacttagtagccactgtcgacgatttaaccgacatgctagacttcgactctgaagacatcgacggtatggacgacgatgcaggagacgagcaggaaccactgcccacagggcgctgtaccgctacctcatcatacgacatatatatggtggacaccccgagagaaggcaatggcgacgagacagcagaggatgacccctccaagaagcaacccaagcgtcgatgtcagcggcgccgctctaagtcccgccagagcaaaagtagtgataccggcacaggagataataacactccggatagtgccgaagacaaccacaatcccctccagcacgatgtagagccggaggatgaacaagccagccctccagagaaggcaacagatggagaaccggaggaggacaattacatgcctctctccgaggacgaggcaagcctcggcgacgaggAATTTATCGTGCCCGAGGAC
This window contains:
- the LOC125531995 gene encoding cytochrome P450 71D2-like → LHTNIHVHNILNNLNTNSIKGVILDMFVAGTGTLASSLDWGMSELMRNPRVMDKLQREIREAFCGRATISEGDIEASELPYLKLFIKENLRLHPPAPLLVPRECVEACEVDGYLIPAGSRLVINASAIGRDPRYWEDAQEFKPEQFEDSSVDFTGSNYEFRQFGARQRMCPGISYGLPVLQMALVQLCYHFNWSLPEGITEVDMTERGGLGLRRKLPLRLCAKSFVPESVYEI